From the Halorhabdus utahensis DSM 12940 genome, one window contains:
- a CDS encoding helix-turn-helix domain-containing protein, producing the protein MPAPIDDATRADIVFRAARGATRSEIAEALDLSRTTVRKYLERTDSAVEESDRPRETLCAIIRNEYDWDRGDGEADLDIDGVDFMSM; encoded by the coding sequence ATGCCGGCACCGATCGACGACGCGACGCGCGCCGATATCGTCTTCCGGGCGGCCCGCGGTGCCACCCGATCGGAGATCGCCGAGGCGCTCGACCTTTCCCGGACGACAGTGCGAAAGTACCTGGAGCGGACCGACTCGGCCGTCGAGGAGAGCGATCGCCCTCGCGAGACGCTGTGTGCCATTATTCGGAACGAATACGACTGGGATCGCGGGGACGGCGAGGCGGATCTCGACATCGACGGCGTCGACTTCATGTCGATGTAG
- a CDS encoding type IV toxin-antitoxin system AbiEi family antitoxin domain-containing protein, which translates to MEPTNEGETQRKSLSMRESQALSRLASEGRQIITISDIADVLDIPRESAKDMAYALKEKGWLERIAYGKYLILPLAAGENAVYTEHEFVIASALVEPMYIGYWSAMNQHGLTEQLPRTVYIVTTERAQEREIHGVTYRPVTVTTQKFFGYQPTAVGSNQVNISSIEKTLVDCADHPEFCGGIDELAKAMQNAAEMRCSWERVVEYLRRVGNGAATKRIVYLADQLDLVLPEYDEIVADFTTGYPLLDPTREATGTRDSTYQLRLNIEPESFQPEDFS; encoded by the coding sequence ATGGAGCCTACAAACGAGGGGGAGACTCAAAGAAAGAGCCTGTCGATGCGTGAGTCCCAGGCACTCTCACGGCTCGCGAGTGAGGGCCGACAGATCATCACCATCAGTGACATCGCGGATGTCCTCGACATCCCCCGGGAGTCGGCTAAAGACATGGCGTATGCGCTCAAGGAGAAAGGCTGGCTTGAGCGGATCGCGTACGGGAAGTATCTCATCCTGCCGCTCGCTGCGGGTGAGAACGCCGTGTATACCGAACACGAGTTCGTGATCGCGTCCGCACTCGTCGAGCCGATGTACATCGGGTACTGGAGTGCGATGAACCAGCATGGGCTTACAGAGCAGCTGCCCCGTACTGTGTACATCGTGACGACAGAACGCGCCCAAGAACGCGAGATCCACGGGGTTACCTATCGACCGGTGACAGTTACTACGCAGAAGTTCTTCGGTTATCAACCGACTGCAGTCGGGTCAAACCAGGTGAATATCTCGAGTATCGAGAAAACGCTGGTGGATTGCGCGGACCATCCGGAGTTCTGTGGAGGCATCGACGAGCTTGCAAAGGCAATGCAGAACGCAGCAGAAATGCGATGTTCCTGGGAGCGGGTCGTCGAGTATCTGCGTCGAGTCGGGAACGGTGCCGCGACGAAACGAATCGTCTACCTCGCCGACCAGTTGGACCTCGTGCTTCCGGAGTACGACGAGATCGTTGCGGACTTCACGACTGGGTACCCGTTGCTCGATCCGACGAGAGAAGCGACGGGGACCCGCGACAGCACGTACCAGCTCCGCCTGAACATCGAACCCGAGTCGTTCCAGCCGGAGGACTTCTCGTGA
- a CDS encoding ABC transporter ATP-binding protein, whose translation MSTDDHVDIEYIERYRDAVEHPLWQLFQRYGHGSRRWFLVGILASIGSRFASLVPPVLLGVALDAIFGSESFALPLIPGTVLPNETMDQFWFVIALMAVFMIGQAILNFVRASSLNLFSHRVKHEVRTATYQRMQRLDMEFFNEVQTGELMSILSNDTNRLERFLDNMFGESIQLGVLIVGISLILFWFNGQLAVVTLAVIPLAAVFTYWFMRLAEERYTDVRQSVGDLNSRLENNLNGIEVIKSANTEDHEDKRVREHSYQYFRLDWLALRLNFIYRPGLQALTSISFIATFVVGGVWILEGPPGPLTGDLSEGTLVIFLLLTQRLVEPLAQMSTIIDRYEDARASTKRILGIMNLPVDIQDAEDAIELEAVEGHVQFDDVTFGYAEQAVLEDIDVDVEPGETVGLVGPTGAGKTTFVKLLLRLYDVDEGAVRVDGHDVRDVTLSSLRNSIGYVGQENFLFDGTVAENIKYGAFDADREAVIEAAKRAQAHEFITNMPEGYDTEVGERGVKLSGGQRQRVAIARTLLQGPAITVFDEATSAVDTETELLIQQSIDDVAADRTTFVIAHRLSTVRDADTILVVEDGRIVERGTHDDLIDADGLYANLWRVQAGEIGSLPAEFIEEASQRVAQQGLDGE comes from the coding sequence ATGAGCACAGACGATCACGTGGACATCGAGTACATCGAACGATATCGTGACGCGGTCGAACACCCGCTGTGGCAGCTGTTCCAGCGTTACGGCCACGGGAGTCGCCGATGGTTCCTTGTCGGAATCCTGGCGTCGATCGGCTCCCGGTTCGCCTCCCTCGTCCCACCTGTCCTTCTCGGCGTGGCGCTCGATGCTATCTTCGGGAGCGAATCCTTCGCGCTGCCCCTGATTCCAGGGACGGTGCTCCCAAACGAGACGATGGATCAGTTCTGGTTCGTGATCGCCCTCATGGCCGTGTTTATGATCGGCCAGGCCATCCTCAACTTCGTCCGGGCGTCGTCGCTGAACCTCTTCTCCCACCGCGTCAAGCATGAGGTCCGGACCGCGACGTACCAGCGGATGCAACGGCTGGACATGGAGTTTTTCAACGAGGTCCAGACTGGCGAACTCATGTCGATCCTCTCGAACGACACCAACCGCCTGGAGCGCTTTCTCGACAACATGTTCGGGGAGTCGATCCAGCTCGGCGTCCTCATCGTCGGCATCTCCCTCATTCTGTTCTGGTTCAACGGCCAACTCGCCGTGGTCACGCTCGCGGTCATCCCGCTTGCAGCCGTGTTCACGTACTGGTTCATGCGACTGGCCGAGGAACGCTACACCGACGTCCGCCAGTCCGTCGGCGACCTCAACAGCCGCCTGGAGAACAACTTGAACGGCATCGAGGTCATCAAGTCCGCCAACACCGAGGACCACGAGGACAAGCGCGTGCGCGAGCATTCCTATCAGTACTTCCGGCTCGATTGGCTCGCCCTCCGGCTGAACTTCATCTACCGGCCCGGCCTCCAGGCGCTAACCTCCATCTCGTTCATCGCGACGTTTGTCGTCGGCGGGGTCTGGATCCTGGAGGGACCGCCGGGGCCACTCACCGGCGATCTCTCGGAGGGGACCCTCGTGATCTTCCTCCTGCTCACCCAGCGCCTGGTCGAGCCCCTCGCCCAGATGAGCACCATCATCGACCGCTACGAGGACGCCCGCGCCTCGACCAAGCGCATCCTCGGCATCATGAACCTGCCCGTCGACATCCAGGACGCTGAGGACGCGATCGAACTCGAAGCCGTCGAGGGCCACGTCCAGTTCGACGACGTGACCTTCGGCTACGCGGAGCAGGCCGTTCTCGAGGACATCGACGTCGACGTCGAACCGGGCGAGACCGTCGGCCTCGTCGGGCCGACGGGCGCGGGCAAGACCACCTTCGTCAAGCTCCTCCTCCGGCTCTACGACGTCGACGAGGGCGCGGTGCGGGTCGACGGCCACGACGTCCGGGACGTGACGTTATCGAGCCTCCGAAACTCCATCGGCTACGTCGGCCAGGAGAACTTCCTGTTCGACGGTACGGTCGCCGAGAACATCAAGTACGGCGCGTTCGACGCCGACCGCGAGGCCGTGATCGAGGCGGCCAAACGCGCCCAGGCTCACGAGTTCATTACCAACATGCCGGAGGGCTACGACACCGAGGTCGGCGAGCGCGGCGTGAAGCTCTCGGGCGGCCAGCGCCAGCGCGTCGCCATCGCCCGGACCCTGCTCCAGGGCCCGGCGATCACGGTCTTCGACGAGGCGACCAGCGCCGTCGACACCGAGACGGAACTGCTCATCCAACAATCCATCGACGACGTCGCAGCCGACCGGACGACGTTCGTCATCGCCCATCGGCTCTCGACGGTCCGGGACGCCGATACGATCCTCGTCGTCGAGGACGGCCGGATCGTCGAGCGCGGCACCCACGACGACCTGATCGACGCCGACGGCCTCTACGCCAACCTCTGGCGGGTGCAGGCGGGCGAGATCGGGTCGCTGCCGGCGGAATTCATCGAGGAGGCCAGCCAGCGCGTCGCCCAGCAGGGACTGGACGGTGAGTGA
- a CDS encoding PadR family transcriptional regulator, whose translation MYDLTGFQRDLLYVIAGEEEPHGLAIKEELEDYYEKEIHHGRLYPNLDTLVDKGLVEKGQRDRRTNYYSLTRRGRREIEARRDWEGQYVDL comes from the coding sequence ATGTACGACCTGACAGGATTCCAGCGTGACCTCCTATATGTCATCGCGGGGGAGGAGGAACCGCACGGGCTGGCGATCAAAGAAGAGCTCGAAGACTACTACGAGAAGGAGATCCATCACGGCCGTCTGTATCCCAATCTCGATACACTCGTCGACAAGGGCCTCGTCGAGAAGGGCCAACGCGACCGCCGGACGAACTACTACAGTCTGACGCGCCGCGGTCGCCGTGAGATCGAGGCACGACGCGACTGGGAAGGACAGTACGTCGACCTTTGA
- a CDS encoding branched-chain amino acid transaminase: protein MSDGTMPTGFEAKREASDTLDTIWMDGEFIPWEDATIHVLSHALHYGTSVFEGVRCYETADGPALFRWDAHLDRLYNSAAMYDLDIGFDREELTTATLELLARQDLGGCYVRPIAFYGYDRLGVSPTTPTKLPERVAIAAWPWESYLGESALEDGIDAGVSSWRKYGHDQIPPTAKTTGAYVNGVLATDEAARNGYDEAIVLNSEGNVAEGPGENLFLVDDGEIYTPGLAEDALDGITRQSVIELAREAGYTVHDDARIGRGELYTADELFFTGTAAEVTPIRSVDDRAIGAGSKGPVTDDLQTRFFDLVSGPVDTHEAWFTRVH, encoded by the coding sequence ATGTCCGACGGGACAATGCCGACTGGCTTCGAGGCAAAACGCGAGGCGTCCGACACGCTGGACACCATCTGGATGGACGGGGAGTTCATACCGTGGGAAGACGCGACGATTCACGTGCTTTCCCACGCGCTCCATTACGGGACGAGCGTCTTCGAGGGCGTCCGGTGTTACGAGACAGCCGACGGTCCGGCACTGTTCCGGTGGGATGCCCACCTGGACCGGCTCTACAACTCGGCTGCCATGTACGATCTGGACATCGGCTTCGACCGCGAAGAGCTGACGACGGCAACGCTGGAACTTCTGGCACGCCAGGACCTCGGGGGCTGTTACGTCCGGCCGATCGCCTTCTACGGCTACGACCGACTTGGGGTGAGTCCGACGACGCCGACGAAACTCCCCGAGCGTGTCGCGATTGCCGCCTGGCCGTGGGAATCATACCTGGGAGAATCGGCCCTGGAAGACGGGATCGACGCCGGTGTCTCCTCGTGGCGAAAGTACGGCCACGACCAGATCCCGCCGACGGCAAAGACCACCGGTGCGTACGTCAACGGCGTGCTCGCGACCGACGAAGCGGCCCGCAACGGCTACGACGAGGCGATCGTGCTCAACAGCGAGGGTAACGTCGCCGAGGGACCGGGCGAAAATCTCTTTCTCGTCGATGACGGGGAGATCTACACACCCGGCCTCGCCGAGGATGCACTCGATGGCATCACACGCCAAAGCGTCATCGAACTCGCTCGCGAGGCGGGATACACCGTCCACGACGACGCCCGGATCGGCCGCGGCGAGCTCTATACGGCGGACGAACTGTTCTTCACCGGGACGGCCGCCGAGGTGACGCCGATCCGGTCGGTCGACGACCGCGCGATCGGCGCGGGATCGAAAGGGCCGGTGACCGACGACTTGCAAACGCGGTTTTTCGATCTCGTGTCGGGACCGGTCGACACCCACGAGGCGTGGTTCACGCGCGTGCACTGA
- a CDS encoding IS200/IS605 family transposase — protein sequence MKRTNTFAVRSLSPTGEQLLRDLLDASAALWNETNYERLIRYDDEDGYKNEDVWDADTGTLEGKYKATLGASTAQQVIRKNSEAWRGFFRNKEKYHDESDTSVTEHPTPPGFWGNKDDGRKLHTVIRNTSYTVEWGERSRLEILVGSELKDRYDHTGRLRLEIAGEPHWPEYETQGRLDLWFDETDDTFRASQPVTVSADARATPLADETAALDIGANNLVACTTTTGSQYLYDGIRPFERFRATTERIAELQAKLDDQRRTSERIDHLYDTMYARRDHAQDALVRDLVERLYDEGVSTVYVGDIRDVLETHWMPEVNRKTHNFWAYRRFIDRLECVCEEYGIEVVEEPESWTTQECPECGEREDTERNGDLFRCVCGFEGHADLKASQLFLERETGMIVGLMAQPVCFEWDDHEWSERSSSPARASPKEDHTDRSTHRTVGKVASVESA from the coding sequence ATGAAGCGCACCAACACGTTCGCCGTGCGCTCGCTCTCCCCCACGGGAGAGCAACTGCTACGGGATCTGTTGGATGCGTCTGCCGCACTCTGGAACGAAACCAACTACGAACGCCTCATCCGATACGACGACGAAGACGGGTACAAAAACGAAGACGTGTGGGACGCCGATACTGGCACTCTCGAAGGCAAATATAAAGCCACCCTCGGCGCATCCACCGCCCAACAAGTGATCCGAAAGAACTCGGAGGCGTGGCGAGGGTTCTTCAGAAACAAGGAGAAGTACCACGATGAGTCAGATACATCGGTCACGGAACACCCTACCCCGCCGGGGTTCTGGGGGAACAAAGACGATGGCCGAAAACTCCATACCGTCATCCGTAACACGTCGTACACCGTCGAATGGGGCGAGCGATCCAGACTTGAAATACTGGTCGGGTCCGAGTTGAAAGACCGGTACGATCACACTGGACGACTCAGATTGGAAATCGCTGGCGAGCCACACTGGCCCGAGTACGAGACGCAGGGCCGGTTGGACCTGTGGTTCGACGAGACCGATGACACCTTCAGAGCTTCGCAGCCCGTGACTGTTTCTGCTGATGCACGGGCAACTCCGCTGGCTGATGAAACAGCCGCTCTGGACATTGGTGCCAACAACCTTGTCGCCTGCACCACGACAACCGGTTCCCAGTACCTGTACGACGGCATCCGTCCGTTCGAACGGTTCCGTGCGACGACCGAACGAATCGCGGAGTTGCAGGCGAAACTCGACGACCAGCGGCGAACAAGTGAGCGGATCGACCACTTGTACGATACGATGTATGCACGGCGCGATCACGCCCAAGACGCACTCGTCCGCGACCTCGTCGAGCGCCTGTACGACGAGGGCGTTTCAACCGTGTACGTCGGCGACATCCGAGACGTACTGGAAACGCACTGGATGCCCGAAGTGAACAGGAAAACGCACAACTTTTGGGCATACCGTCGGTTCATCGACCGCCTCGAATGTGTCTGCGAAGAGTATGGGATAGAGGTCGTCGAAGAGCCTGAGTCGTGGACGACCCAAGAGTGTCCAGAGTGTGGCGAACGCGAGGATACGGAGCGGAACGGCGACCTGTTCCGCTGTGTTTGTGGGTTCGAGGGGCACGCCGATCTCAAGGCGAGTCAACTGTTCCTCGAACGCGAGACTGGTATGATAGTCGGGCTGATGGCCCAGCCCGTGTGCTTCGAGTGGGACGACCACGAATGGTCAGAGAGATCATCCTCTCCCGCGAGGGCAAGTCCCAAAGAAGATCACACAGACCGGAGTACCCACCGTACGGTGGGAAAAGTTGCCTCCGTGGAGTCGGCATAG
- a CDS encoding nucleotidyl transferase AbiEii/AbiGii toxin family protein, whose product MISEAQLRQLARERDVRLGYAEKNYVNSWILWAIYTSQYGDNLLFKGGTALSKLYFPETWRYSEDLDFGVEGEYQGSEVELRDVLEDATRASGIDFEVTKHRELQKEAYPTHYVDIDIQYNAVLGHKNTTSLDVMIDEYVVFDSVNHRHSYEDVPEFELTAYSVEEIFAEKLRALYQRSKARDHYDLYRMITEADVDDSVIRPAFTRKCEHDGLDINLGDGLPGEKRDEIRDGWQNTLPDLVGDLPEVGPVYNVLEDYVDSLASGGSLR is encoded by the coding sequence GTGATTTCCGAAGCGCAACTCCGACAGCTGGCCAGAGAGCGGGACGTTCGCCTCGGCTACGCGGAGAAGAACTACGTCAATTCGTGGATCCTCTGGGCGATCTACACGAGCCAGTACGGCGATAACCTGCTGTTCAAGGGCGGCACTGCGCTCAGTAAGTTGTACTTCCCGGAGACGTGGCGCTATTCGGAGGATCTTGATTTCGGTGTCGAGGGAGAGTACCAAGGGAGCGAAGTGGAGTTGCGAGATGTATTGGAAGACGCTACCAGAGCCTCCGGTATCGACTTCGAGGTGACCAAACACCGCGAGCTACAGAAAGAAGCGTATCCGACACACTACGTCGATATCGATATCCAGTACAACGCTGTTCTCGGCCACAAGAACACAACGAGTCTGGACGTTATGATCGATGAATACGTGGTGTTCGATTCGGTAAACCATCGGCACAGCTACGAGGATGTCCCCGAATTCGAGTTGACCGCGTACAGCGTAGAGGAGATTTTCGCAGAGAAGTTGCGAGCGCTCTATCAGCGATCAAAGGCTCGTGACCACTACGATCTCTATCGGATGATTACCGAGGCAGACGTTGATGACTCGGTTATCCGTCCGGCATTCACGCGAAAGTGTGAACACGACGGTCTGGACATCAACCTCGGAGATGGACTTCCCGGGGAGAAACGGGACGAAATCCGCGACGGCTGGCAGAATACGCTCCCCGACCTTGTTGGGGATCTCCCCGAAGTCGGTCCTGTTTACAACGTCCTCGAGGACTACGTCGATTCGCTGGCAAGCGGCGGATCACTTCGGTGA
- the glyA gene encoding serine hydroxymethyltransferase yields MDEDSVRQTDPAVADALDGERNRQEDTLAMIASENHVSEAVLEAQGSTLTNIYAEGYPGKRYYAGCEYADDVEQLAIDRAKELWGADHVNVQPHSGSQANMGVYLAVLEPGDKILSLDLTHGGHLSHGHPANFAGQIYEVEQYEVDAETGYLDYEGLAETAAEFEPDMIVSGYSAYPREVEWERIQDVADGADAYHLADIAHITGLVAAGVHSSPVGVADFVTGSTHKTIRAGRGGVIMCDDEYADDIDSAVFPGMQGGPLMHNIAGKAVGFGEALDADFEEYAQQTVDNAAALADRLQEHGLELVSGGTDNHLVLIDLRPSHPDTPGKDVEEALEDAGIVLNANTVPGETRSAFNPSGIRAGTPGLTTRGFDEDACREVADLIYEVVDAPDDEGVIAEVSERVDELTDEYPLYDD; encoded by the coding sequence ATGGACGAAGACAGCGTCCGTCAGACGGATCCGGCCGTCGCTGACGCCCTCGATGGCGAACGGAACAGACAGGAAGACACGTTGGCGATGATCGCAAGCGAGAACCACGTCAGCGAGGCCGTTCTCGAAGCGCAGGGGTCGACGCTGACGAACATTTACGCCGAAGGCTATCCGGGCAAGCGCTACTACGCCGGCTGTGAATACGCCGACGACGTCGAACAGTTGGCGATCGACCGTGCGAAGGAACTGTGGGGCGCCGACCACGTCAACGTCCAGCCGCACTCGGGCAGTCAGGCCAACATGGGCGTCTACCTGGCCGTCCTCGAACCCGGTGACAAGATCCTTTCGCTCGACCTGACCCACGGCGGTCACCTCAGCCACGGCCACCCGGCGAACTTCGCCGGCCAGATCTACGAGGTCGAGCAGTACGAGGTCGACGCCGAGACGGGCTATCTCGACTACGAGGGCCTGGCCGAGACGGCTGCGGAATTCGAGCCCGACATGATCGTCTCGGGCTACTCGGCGTATCCCCGCGAAGTCGAGTGGGAACGCATCCAGGACGTCGCCGACGGGGCCGATGCCTACCACCTCGCGGACATCGCCCACATCACCGGCCTCGTGGCGGCTGGCGTTCACTCCTCGCCGGTCGGCGTGGCGGACTTCGTGACCGGGTCGACGCACAAGACGATCCGGGCCGGTCGCGGTGGCGTCATCATGTGCGACGACGAATACGCCGACGACATCGATTCAGCCGTCTTCCCCGGTATGCAGGGCGGCCCACTGATGCACAACATCGCCGGCAAGGCCGTCGGATTCGGCGAGGCGCTGGACGCCGACTTCGAGGAATACGCCCAGCAGACGGTCGACAACGCGGCGGCCCTCGCGGACCGCCTCCAGGAACACGGCCTCGAACTCGTCTCCGGCGGGACCGACAACCACCTCGTGTTGATCGACCTCCGGCCGTCACATCCCGATACGCCGGGCAAAGATGTCGAAGAAGCACTCGAAGACGCCGGGATCGTCCTCAACGCCAACACTGTCCCCGGCGAGACACGCTCGGCGTTCAATCCGTCGGGTATCCGTGCCGGGACACCCGGCCTGACGACCCGTGGCTTCGACGAGGACGCGTGCCGCGAGGTCGCCGACCTGATCTACGAGGTCGTCGACGCACCCGACGACGAGGGCGTCATCGCCGAGGTGTCCGAGCGCGTCGACGAGTTGACCGACGAATACCCGCTGTACGACGACTGA
- a CDS encoding bifunctional methylenetetrahydrofolate dehydrogenase/methenyltetrahydrofolate cyclohydrolase produces MADVIDGNAVAQSIRDDLGDAIDTLEDERVTPTLATVLMSDDPASETYVSMKQDDCAEVGIEAIDVEIDPDAPADELFDEIDRLNADENVNGILVQMPVPDHVDKQAVLRRIDPEKDVDGFHPENVGRLVAGDARYKPCTPHGIQLLLDDAGVDPEGKDAVIVGRSDIVGKPMANLLLQKADGGNATVTVCHSRTDDLAAKTRAADIVVAAAGVPEMIDGDMLSEGVTVIDVGINRVDADTEKGYELVGDVDFDSATEKATAITPVPGGVGPMTRAMLLYNTVKAAGLQHGVDVPLP; encoded by the coding sequence ATGGCAGACGTTATCGACGGCAATGCAGTAGCACAGTCGATCCGGGACGATCTCGGCGACGCGATCGACACGCTCGAAGACGAACGCGTAACACCGACGCTGGCGACGGTGCTGATGAGCGACGATCCGGCCAGTGAGACCTACGTCTCGATGAAACAGGACGACTGTGCAGAGGTCGGCATCGAAGCGATCGACGTCGAGATCGACCCCGATGCGCCCGCCGACGAATTGTTCGACGAGATCGACCGACTCAACGCCGACGAGAACGTCAACGGGATTCTGGTCCAGATGCCGGTCCCCGATCACGTCGACAAACAGGCCGTCCTGCGTCGGATCGACCCCGAGAAGGACGTCGACGGGTTCCATCCCGAGAACGTCGGTCGACTGGTCGCGGGCGACGCCCGGTACAAGCCCTGTACGCCACACGGCATCCAGCTGCTGCTTGATGACGCCGGCGTCGATCCGGAAGGGAAAGACGCCGTCATCGTCGGTCGATCGGATATCGTCGGCAAGCCGATGGCGAATCTCCTGCTGCAGAAAGCGGACGGCGGCAACGCGACCGTGACGGTCTGTCACTCCCGGACCGATGACCTCGCGGCGAAAACCCGTGCGGCGGATATCGTCGTTGCGGCCGCGGGCGTCCCCGAAATGATCGACGGCGACATGCTCAGCGAGGGAGTCACGGTCATCGACGTCGGAATCAATCGGGTGGATGCAGACACCGAGAAGGGCTACGAACTCGTCGGTGACGTCGACTTCGACAGTGCAACCGAGAAAGCGACCGCGATCACGCCGGTCCCCGGCGGCGTCGGTCCGATGACTCGAGCCATGTTGCTGTACAATACTGTCAAAGCGGCTGGTCTCCAGCACGGCGTCGACGTCCCGCTTCCCTGA
- a CDS encoding DUF7117 family protein, translated as MRIRGERECQNCGSRWTYYETGSVECPDCGSVRSVGVDERTRHTASPVTLELTPAREMIDVEPPERVADRAAECAAEFVRRDGFIDAGDLQPLGATFVAAMELKHVGRAIARSMTVTDDEERFLLALLDGAASGQRPAPDSVPETLVPVRGLAAAATVSEYRRDLRQYLDDDPDERARTVLGAVEDHRTRVAALDGDVSPAQAEALIEAARAVGTHLIEDDPDALDRARDHLSELDPER; from the coding sequence ATGCGGATTCGCGGCGAACGTGAATGTCAAAACTGTGGCAGCCGGTGGACGTACTACGAGACTGGCAGCGTCGAGTGCCCCGATTGTGGCAGTGTGCGGAGCGTCGGCGTCGACGAACGGACGCGCCACACTGCCAGTCCGGTCACGCTTGAGCTGACTCCCGCTCGCGAGATGATCGACGTCGAACCGCCGGAGAGGGTGGCTGATCGGGCCGCCGAATGTGCAGCCGAGTTCGTCCGCCGCGATGGCTTCATCGACGCAGGTGATCTCCAACCACTTGGGGCCACGTTTGTCGCTGCGATGGAACTCAAACACGTCGGGCGGGCTATCGCCCGATCGATGACAGTCACTGACGACGAGGAACGGTTTTTGCTCGCACTGCTGGATGGCGCAGCATCCGGACAGCGGCCGGCCCCCGACTCAGTCCCCGAGACGCTGGTGCCGGTCCGCGGACTCGCAGCCGCGGCGACCGTCTCCGAGTATCGGCGGGATCTCCGTCAGTATCTCGACGACGACCCCGACGAACGGGCCCGAACCGTTCTCGGGGCCGTCGAAGACCACCGGACGCGGGTGGCTGCTCTCGATGGGGACGTCTCCCCTGCACAGGCCGAGGCGCTGATCGAGGCTGCCCGGGCAGTCGGGACTCATCTCATCGAGGACGATCCGGACGCGCTCGACCGCGCTCGCGACCATCTTTCGGAACTCGATCCGGAACGATAG
- a CDS encoding HhH-GPD family protein, which produces MSEALENLPADQGAIQRALIEWYQDDHREYPWRETDDPYAILVSEVMSQQTQLDRVVDAWDDFLDRWPTVADLADADRADVVGFWSDHSLGYNNRAKYLHEAATQIVEEYDGAFPESPDELSELMGVGPYTANAVASFAFNNGDAVVDTNVKRVLYRAFSIPDEDAAFEDAASTLMSEGESRVWNNAIMELGGVACEKTPRCDAAGCPWREWCDAYANGDFSAPDVPEQSTFEGSRRQMRGRVIAALKEHDHLAIDNLGPKVRVDYAPEADAEADREWLRDLLEDLADDGLVEIEEGSDQPIARLR; this is translated from the coding sequence ATGAGTGAGGCCCTCGAGAATCTACCAGCCGATCAGGGTGCTATCCAGCGTGCGCTTATCGAGTGGTACCAGGACGACCACCGCGAGTACCCTTGGCGGGAGACGGATGACCCCTACGCGATCCTCGTCTCGGAGGTCATGAGCCAGCAGACACAACTCGATCGTGTCGTCGACGCCTGGGACGACTTCCTCGATCGCTGGCCCACGGTCGCAGACCTCGCAGATGCCGACCGAGCCGATGTGGTGGGCTTCTGGTCGGATCACAGCCTCGGGTACAACAATCGGGCGAAGTACCTCCACGAGGCCGCGACCCAGATCGTCGAGGAGTACGACGGCGCGTTCCCCGAGTCGCCCGACGAACTGTCCGAACTCATGGGCGTCGGTCCCTACACCGCCAACGCGGTCGCGAGTTTCGCGTTCAACAACGGCGACGCTGTCGTCGACACCAACGTCAAGCGGGTGCTGTATCGGGCCTTTTCGATCCCCGACGAGGACGCGGCTTTCGAGGACGCTGCAAGCACGCTCATGTCGGAGGGAGAGTCCCGGGTCTGGAACAACGCGATCATGGAACTCGGCGGCGTGGCCTGCGAGAAGACGCCGCGCTGTGACGCGGCGGGCTGTCCCTGGCGAGAGTGGTGTGACGCCTACGCGAACGGGGACTTTTCGGCACCCGACGTGCCCGAACAGTCGACCTTCGAAGGGAGTCGCCGCCAGATGCGCGGGCGGGTGATCGCCGCGTTAAAGGAACACGATCACCTCGCGATCGACAACCTCGGCCCGAAAGTGCGAGTTGACTACGCGCCGGAGGCTGACGCCGAGGCCGATCGGGAGTGGCTCCGGGACCTCCTCGAAGACCTAGCCGATGATGGGCTTGTCGAGATCGAGGAAGGGAGCGATCAACCGATCGCTCGACTCCGATAG